AAACAAGTTCGGTCTAAATTTGAATTTGTCGGTAACATAATGGATACAAATGATTttcttgatttgatttgaacatatttttattatacaaatttTCAATTGGCGTTCTGCACAAATATACTTAGAGGATGAACTATTATCCCTTCTAGATGATTATGCCATATTCATTGAACGtttagatttattcattcataaaCAGATTCGttgttttatttggttttttcAAGAACAAATCAAGTTCATTTAATTAGTTGTACAAATACCGTATAAAATGGCGTAAACTCAATGTTCTGTTACAAGTAGTAgaagtacaatttttttcataccgTATAAATCATGAAGATCATTCTGAACATGTGACAGATTCCATGAGAGACTTCCCTGGGCAGCCAGAATGTCGTTGATGTGTCCTTGCATATTGTTGATATCGTTCTTCATTGGCATAATTGAAAGGTCTAAAAAAGTATAGTATAATGCAATATAATTGACTTTgtacatttacaaaataaagcGGTACAGAATTGTGATTAATAGATCATAGAATCTAATCACAGCATTATCAAATTTTGAACTCGGTtaattatcatgaaaaaaaaattgtaaaaaagggctttattttgtaaaatgatttCATATAGTTACATTAAAGTGGTAGGGAccacctccatgttgtgacgtattattCTTCAAGATAATAATAAAATCcaatataattttacaaatagTTTCTTACCCATAATTATCATATAAAAGCCTAGCTCCGTGGGTTAGAGGGTTAACTACAGAATTGTAAGACATGACTTCGTATCCCACTGAGGATTTTAATATCTTTACCTTtcggaaaattttaaaaacgaatttttgaatattgtaaaatttgaaaaattctgAAACGCTAAAACAATCTTGATTTCGATACACATAATCCACATCATTATCGACAGATgtctcataccaccttaagtCACCTTTTTAAGTTGGATGGTCGTAGCAAGGTTTATACTATATTAATCCCCCTGGGAAGGGGAGCTCTGTATAGGGAATACTTTTCACACTTTAACGGTAAAATATGTTAATGTTTTCATGACTAAATGGTAGTTTATAGCTCATATCATTATATTCTAAAATGTGAGTCAGATCTGACGGCTACTTTGTTGACAACCAGTCTCCTAATATGTTACAGCGTGGTGATTTTTGATATATGAAACTTTGATATAAAAGTatgaaagatgaaaaaatgcTCATTTTTAACATTGGATAATCGCTACTTACTTTTCATTACTTCTACTTTTGACTTCAACTTTTCATGATCAGTTGTCAGATTCTGTAGAGAGTCGTTTAATTGAGAGCTAAAAACATTGTAGAACTCCTCTTTTGTTTGGAGAGACAACACAGAGGCAATTTGCTGATGGAGAACCCGCTGTAAAGATTCCAGTGTTCTCCCTTGTGTCGATAATTCCGTCTTTAACTGAGTGTTGAGTACAACGTTGTTCTGTTTCTCTGTTTCTAAAGTATTGACCTTATTTTGGAGGTCGTTGACACGTTTTTCCAGTTCCACGACGAGTTGTGCAAGAGTTTGATGGAGCACAGCGCCATCTGGTGAGCTGGTTGTACCAGTATGGACGTTACCATTCAGTAGTCCAGCAATGCCATGAAAAAAAATAGCACCTACAAATATCACAGGAAAtatcatattgaaatgaaacgTGGCCTGTTAACTTGTATCCCTCGCTCTTGACTCTTAACGTATGTTTAACCTATGTTTATCAAATTTAGCGATGAATATGGGGTATCCTAGAAATGGAGATACAAAATGGCGTAAGATATTTTAACGTCTTAACACTAACACTTTTTGAAACGCAGCTGTTTGCTATTCGCAATTTATAAAAGATCTGCACACTAAAACGCA
This genomic window from Crassostrea angulata isolate pt1a10 chromosome 8, ASM2561291v2, whole genome shotgun sequence contains:
- the LOC128159058 gene encoding uncharacterized protein LOC128159058, whose product is MIFPVIFVGAIFFHGIAGLLNGNVHTGTTSSPDGAVLHQTLAQLVVELEKRVNDLQNKVNTLETEKQNNVVLNTQLKTELSTQGRTLESLQRVLHQQIASVLSLQTKEEFYNVFSSQLNDSLQNLTTDHEKLKSKVEVMKNLSIMPMKNDINNMQGHINDILAAQGSLSWNLSHVQNDLHDLYEHVNQEKPGFTAYLDGTFNAPGTIILPHVYSNFGSLYDPNTGVFTADRSGLYGFYLGIECVDTGLKIVELVRDGSRIAHAACFPQSGVPYYGSSFSVQHIEKGSKVWAIDAYDSGGSRIGLGGKTTLSGILIS